The genomic interval CGATCGATGGAAGCCTGCTGGGTAGCCTGCTGACCGACGACACGTTCTGGCCGACAGAACCACAGAGTCTCGAGGAAACAGGATTGAGCGAGTCATTCATCGAGGGATTGGTGCTCAAGATCGTTCGTCAGGGAGGAACATTGAGCGGGCGTTCGACGTCGGAGAAAGTAGGACTGCCGTTTCGCGTTGTGGAACCACTGTTGGATGTTCTGCGAACGCGCAAGCTGATCGCACACGTCCGTCCGGCTCCTTTCAACGACTACTACTATTCACTGACCGAACTGGGCCAAACTCGTGCTCAGCAATGCATCAAGCAATGCAGTTACGTCGGCCCCGCGCCTGTCCCTCTGTCCGACTACGTGCTCAGCGTGGAGGCCCAAGCGGCCGGGCTGGACCCGATCTCGCAAGACGAATTGCGTCGTGCGTTGGCCGGGATCTCCTACCAGATGGATCTGTTGGAAGAGATCGGACCTGCAATCAACAGCAATACAGGCATGTTTCTGTTCGGTGATCCGGGCAATGGCAAGACAACGCTGGCGAAATGCCTGACGACTTGCTTGGGCCAAGAAATCTGGATCCCGCATGCGATTTTGGATGACGGCAATCTGATCAAGCTGCAAGATGACGCGTTTCATCACACAGCACCGGTGCCGGAATCCAACAGCAATTTCCTCAAAGCGCAAGAGTGGGATCGCCGTTGGGTTCGCATCCAGCGTCCCACAGTGATGGTCGGTGGCGAACTGGTAATGGACAATCTGGAAGTGCGTCATGATCCACGCAGCAACATCAGCGAGGCACCGTTGCAAATGAAGAGCAATTGCGGCTGCCTGCTCATCGATGACTTTGGACGCCAACGCATCGCGCCGGAGGAGTTGCTCAATCGATGGATCGTTCCGTTGGAGAATCGCTGCGACTTCTTGACCTTGCCGACCGGAAAGAAGATTCAGATTCCGTTTGCGCAGATGCTGATCTTTTCGACCAATCTGGATCCAAACTCGTTGGTCGACGAAGCGTTCTTGCGTCGCGTGCCGTACAAGATCTTTGTCGGCGATCCCGGACCGGATGAGTTTCGCAGGCTGATGGAAAGCGTCGCGGAGAAGATCGGTTTTCCCAAAACACCCGAAGCCGCCGAACATTTGTTGGCTTACTACCAAAAGAGCAAACGCAAGATGCGTCGATGCCATCCACGTGACTTGCTGACTCAAGTCGCCAACTACTGTCGGTATCGTCAGATTCCTTTGACGATTCGCCCCGAGTATCTCGACCGTGCATGTCGAACCTATTTCAGCCATCTGTAAACGAACCGCAAGTGGTCCTCGTGCCGGATGGCACTGTTCCCTGATCTGTCACATCTCCTGAATTCCCGATGAAGACCGAAACCGAAAAGAAGATTCAACCCGGATACGAGCCGATCAGCGGCTACGTATTGGAACAGTTGATCGGTCGTGGTGGTTATGGCGAAGTCTGGCGGGCAGTGGCTCCGGGTGGATTGAAAAAGGCGGTGAAGTTTGTCTTCGGCCAACACGATGAACACCGCGCTCAGCAGGAACTGAAATCGCTCGAACGTATCAAGTGTGTTCAGCACCCCTTCATTCTGACCTTGGAACGATTTGAGTTGATCGACAATCAGCTCGTGATCGTGACCGAACTGGCAGACGGATCGCTCGAAGACATCTTTCAACAACACCGTGACCGCGGGTCATGCGGCATTCCGCGTGCTGCGTTGTTGTCGTATTTGAAAGACACCGCCGATGCATTGGACTACTTGCATCAGCTCTATCAACTGCAGCACTTGGACATCAAGCCGGCCAATCTGCTGATCGTCGGTGGCCACGTCAAGGTCGCCGACTTTGGACTGTTGAAGGACTTGGGTGAATCGGACTGCAGTTTGGTCGGTGGATTGACGCCCATTTATGCGCCCCCGGAACTCTTTGACGGGCGGCCGAGCATGCACAGCGACCAGTACAGTCTGGCGGTCATGTATCAGGAATTGGTCAGTGGTGTCCGACCATTCACCGGACGTACCATTGCTCAATTGGCGACTCAGCACGTCCACAATGCGCCGAATCTTGAGTCGCTGCCAGCGGCAGACCGACCGATCGTTGCGCGGGCCTTGGAAAAATCTCCCGAACGACGCTTCGGCAGTTGCACGGAATTCGTCTCCAAGCTGACAACACCGCGATCAACTCCCTCTGTTTCCTCCAGCCACGAGAGTGAGCCTCCGCAGGAGCCCACAGAGCATCGTGTCGAAGATCTGCCTCAATTGCAGGCGGCTTCTGGGCTCAAGCATGGAATCATGTCTCGCGATGCGTTGGTCATTGCCTTGGGGGGAACCGGGGCTGACATCCTGCACGCGCTGCGTCGACGAGTCGCCGAAATGCACTCGGCCCCGCCGGTTCGTCTGCACAGTGTGCTGATCGATACCGATCCGATCGCTTTGCAAGCCGCCAAGGTCATCGAACCGACGGATTGGATGCCCGGCTGCCGAGTGATCGACACGCCGCTGCGAAGAGCAACCGAGTATCGTGAACGTGGCACCGAACACTTGAGAACGCTCTCCCGACGCTGGATCTATAACATTCCTCGCAGCGGGACAACCGAAGGCATGCGGCCGCTGGGCCGCCTGGCTCTGGTCGATCATGCCGCTGCTGTGACCCGCGGCATCAAGAATGCGATCGCCGAACTGAAGTCCGATGGGGATGAAGATGACCTCTCGATCTACGTCGTGGGCTCCCTTTCGGGAGGAACCGGCAGCGGCATGTACATCGATGTCGTGCACCTGCTGCGATACTTGTTGGACGACGCCGGCTTGGAGAGGCTGGAGATCATTTCCCTGCTGACGACCAATCGAATGAAGGGAGACCCCAATCGCGTTCTGGGGCTTCATGGCACGCATGCCGCGTTGCATGAGATGATGCACTTCATGAAAATCGAAAACGGCTATCCCGGGGATCCCGGGGCCGGCTGGCCAAGCATTCCTGCAGCTCGTACTCCACTAAAAAGCGCCTACTTATTTCCTCAATCCGATGCGCAGGGTGCTCGATCACCGCGCGAGATCGCGACGGAGTACCTGTGGGCAGACGCCACGGCCTGCGGTCACTTGCTCGAAACCGGACGGCGTCTGGTCGAGTCCGACGACTTGGTGATGGACCAACCACAAATCCGTTCCGCTTCGATGGTTTGGATCGGTGACGCCAGACGAGTCCAGGCCGGTGTCTTAGCTCAGCCGACGACTCGATTGTTGTTGATGCAATGGCTCGGTGATCCCAAATCTGCGGCTGAACTTGCACGTCCCGTCGTCGATCGCACCATCCGCCGATCCTTTTTGAATCACGAATCATGGATCAAGCAGTCCTTGCAGTACTTTGGCAAAGATCGAGCAGATCGCCGCACCGCGTTGATGGAACACCTGCGCACCATCACGCCGGACAGACTTAGCATCGCCGATGTCGCTCATGCGGAAACGGTGAAGTGGTTGCAGAGCATCATCGATGGCGAACGTGAACTGATCGCCGTTCAAGAAATCACGCGAAACATCCAACATGAGATTTCCATCCGACTACAAGATCGCCGCATGAACCTCGCATCGGCGATCGAGGCTCTGTCGACTCTCGAAAACCACATCGCATCGATGATACCAAGCCTGATCGAACAGGCTGAGTCTGCCCTGCCAGCCGCTCCCCATTCCGGTTCGAACCAAACTCTACCGTCCTCGCTGGGTAACTTGCGGGTACTGCGGACCGCGTGCGATCGTGGAGAAACTGTGATGCAAGCTGTCGCAGCGAGACTCGCAGCCGATACAGCGCATGCCCTGAAAGCAGAACTTTCCAAGTTAAAGGAAGACATCTGTGACGGTGCCGCCAAAGTAGCGCTCGCAATCAGTCGACTGTCCGAGGACACAAACCAGCGCGGCAATCCATGGGATACCATGGATGGGCAAAGTCGATCTCAATTCCAGCCGCTATTGGAGAGTCTGCACGCTCGGGCATCCAGCCAATGGCTGATCAAGCTGGCTGGACCAAACATTCAATCGGTCAGCGTCGATGCGATGAACACCGCGATCAGCGGGCTTGCCATGAGCCTCATCGGTGAGTTGTTGGAACATCTGGGCAGCGAAAGGATCGCTCAATCGATGGAAAGCGATTCAAGACTGGGGCTCAATGACTCCGGTTCAGGCAAGGAGACAGCTGCCATGTCGAGCGTGGGTTCCGATTCGATCGGAATGACAGGCACACATTCCCTGAGCGAGAACAGAGAAACGACGAGCGCACCCGTTCCGCTCAACATGTCTGATGCGTTGGTTGCCGTGCGACCACCGCTGCTGCAATGCGGCGGAAAACAACGTTTATTCCTGGTTTGCAGCTCTGACAACGAGTGCGAGAAATTCGAGTCCGAGATCCGCCAATCGCACGAGGGCACACTGACAACCTTTGTGGCTCGCTCCGCTGCGTCGATGTTGATTCACGAAGCCCAGCAAATACCGCTGGACCGAGTCATTCGTTTGCTGGGTTCCGTAACGGGTGATGACGGCAGGATCAGCGGTCGACTGCACGCTCGAACCGACGTCCAGTTCGACAAACCTTAACCGTGACAGGCTGCCGCCACACTGCATCCGCTGCAACCGCCACTGCCACAGCCGCTCGATTCGCCACCGCAACCGGGTCCGCAGCCCTCTTGCAACAGCTTTGCAAAATGATCCGAGCGGACCGTCTCTTCGTAACAGGCCGCAATCTGCGCCGAGATCCGTTCGGCTATCGCATCGACGTCACCCAGAAAGTGCATCACCAGCGCGCCGCCATTGATCATCTGATCCACATCCAACAAGACCGCTTGGCTGCCCGCCTCGGCCAACGCCCGTCGACAGCTCTCCACGGCATCACGCTTGTGTTGCTCCAGTCGTTCAATCAGCAATTCATCCGATGCGTCGGTCGGCCTCAGAATCTTGTACCCCGGTGCCGCATCGGCCAACTGCCGACTTTGCGCCGCCGGCGACGTGGAACTGCGTCCACAGACGACCCCCAGCTCCAGGCCACGTGGTGATCGCAGCACAACTCGACAGCCGTGCTCCAAAGTCAGGAGGGAGCCGGCCACACGGACCTGCGCCAGTGCCCCCACGCGGACGAAATACTGTTCCATTGGGTTTTTCAATCACAAAATAGTCAGGTGACTTGTCGGATCGCTCCGCTCTGCCCACCATGGTGGTCGATTTGCCCACGCATCGCAAACCAGCCTTCCCAAAACGGCAAAATGAGCACAGAAATCGACTCCGCCCCCTCCTCTCTCGAATCGTCCGTGGATAGCCGCGAGCGGGATTTTGACCAATTGGCCTCCGACGTCCTGGAGGGCAAATCGATCAGTCGCGAAGACGCCCTGGCCATCCTGAATTGCCCCGATGACGAGATTTTGTCTCTGCTGGCCGCCGGCTTTCGGATTCGAAAACGCTTTTTCGGCAAGACAGTGCAGCTGTACTTTCTGATGAACGCCAAAAGCGGTTTGTGCCCCGAGGATTGCCACTATTGCAGTCAATCCAAGATTTCCGACGCACCGGTGCCGAAGTACAACATTCTCAAACGTGACAAGTTGATGGATGCGGCGAAAATTGCCGCCGAGCAAGGTGCCAAGACCTACTGCTTGGTCATCTCAGCTCGTGGCCCCAACGAACGCGAAATGACCGCGGTGGAAACCATCGTCCCGGAAATCAAACAGAAATATGGCTTGGACATCTGTGCCTGCCTGGGACTGCTGACGCGGGAGCAAGCCGACCGACTCAAGGCATGCGGCGTGGACCGCGTCAATCACAACCTCAACACCAGCGAAGACCACTACGCAGATATCTGCACGACACACACCTACGCCGATCGCGTCCAAACCCTTCGTCACGTCCGTGACGCAGGCATGGAAATGTGCAGCGGCGGCATCATCGGCATGGGCGAAACGCATGACGACATCGTCTCGATGGCGATGGATCTGCGAGACTTGGGCGTGCAATCCATCCCGCTGAATTTCCTCAACTCCATCGACGGCACACCGCTGCAGGGCAAGAAAGACTTGAGCCCTCAAGATTGCCTCCGCGCGCTGGCCATGTTCCGATTCGTCAATCCGGATCGCGAACTGCGAATCTCCGGCGGTCGTGAAATCCACCTTCGCTCACTCCAGTCGCTCGGACTCTATGTCGCCAACAGCGTGTTCGTCGGCGACTACCTGACGACCAAAGGACAAGCACCCGAGGAAGACTACCAGATGGTCCGCGATCTCGGTTTCGAAGTCACCACGTCAGTAGGCGACTGAAGGAGTCGGTGTCCGGTTACACATTTGCCGCCCGTCGGGTAGGTAGTGTTCCGTTGAGCGTCGCCTACGGCTTTTGAGGTTGCGCCTTTTTGGGTAACCCGCTGCGCAAGCGAGTGATTCATGGCGATGCTGCGTCGCTGACAAAGTGTTCTGTTCCCGTCACTCTCTGGGGCAAATCGCCCGTGCAGTGTTACAATGCCGCAGGTGTTTTTCCAAACTACGAAACACGTCTGCACATCGAAAGAAGCGACGAATTGGCTGACCGCACTTCCATCTCACAAACCTACTCTGAAGTCACACGGGCTGCTGCTCTCGGGCTTGTAGTGAACCTGACTTTAGGAGTCGTGAAACTCATCGGTGGAATCGTCGGCAACTCCTTTGCCCTCATCGCTGATGCGGTCAATTCCATCGGCGATGTCGTGACGACAGTGATTGTTCTCTTCGCTCTCCGAGTGGCTCAGCGTCCCGCTGACGCTGAACATCCTTACGGCCACACACGAGCAGAAGGGATTGCGGCATCGAACGTGGCTTTGCTTGTCATCATCTCGGCCCTCATGGTCGGCTGGGAGGCGATTCGTCGGATCACGAATCAGCACGACATTCCTCCCATCTGGACCCTTTGGATCGCCGGCGCCAATATCCTCATCAAAGAGAGCCTCTATCAGTACAACGTGCGTGTTGGAAAACGCACCGGATCATCCGCCATCATTGCAAATGCATGGGACCACCGCAGCGACGCCTTGTGTGCGCTCGCCGTACTGATCGGCTTGGGCACAATTCGATTCGGTGGATCACAATTCGTCTGGGCCGACGAAGTGGCCTCGTTGATTGTGGTCGCTTTCATTGTCTGGTCTGGGGTTCAACTGTTCCGCTCCAGTGCGAGCGAACTGATGGACGTGCAGGCCGATTCCGAGTTCGTGGATCGAATTCGTGCAGTGGCGATGGCGGTCGCTGGTATTGAGGAAGTAGAAACTCTCTGGGTGCGTAAATCTGGTCTGGAGTTCTTTGCTGACATTCACATTGAAGTCGATCAACAACTCACAGTCGCAGAAGGACACCGCATTGGCCATCAAGTGAAGGATCGATTGCTCGCAGAGTTTCCGAACCTGAAAGATGTCCTTGTACATCTGGAACCATTTCCGCACACGCCCGATGCCATATGAACAAGAAGCCCCCACTGGAAACACAGCAGCACGGCGAGTAAGTGCAAAAAAATACTCGTGCTGCAACCCTCCACACATCTTTTTGCCCATTCTGTCTGCTCTCTGCCACAACGCAGCTCTTTGCCTCGTCGCTGACGTAGTGCTCTGTCCCTGTTTGCTCTGCTGTTTGCTCAAAAAACTGGCTCCCCTCTCCCCCAAGAATTTCGCGAAACAAGCCAGCCATCGCCAACGACGACGTCGCGAAAATATTGGGGGAGAGGGGCAGGGGGTGAGGGGGCATGCGTCGCCACCCGACGTGCGAGTGAACAACCAGGAAAACGCGAACGAGATTGCCGTCGGTTGGAGGAAGGACTCACGCGAAGGCGCTAAAGCGCGAAGCTGAGGTCGAAATCATTTTCTTCGCGATTTCGCGTGAGCTAAGTCGAATCTGAAAGCCGCGGAGGCGGCGGAAGCGTAAAGCCTGGGACGTCAGTCCCAGGTCACCTACGCAACGATTCCAGGCAAGCCGCGGAGGCGGCGACAGAGTGCGGGCGATCCTCCGGTGTATCTGTCGCCGCGTCGCGGCTTTCCTGTCGCGATGTTGTGCCCCCATGGGGCTCACGCCCCATGCTTTACGCTGCCGTCGCATCCGCGACTGAGAACCGGCGAGATGCTGTCATCTCGGTGAAAGTGCCTTTTCCCGAGAAGGCCGTGTGATCCTCGTAATTCGAATCCATCTTCTTGCGTACAATGCAGTTGAGCGAGTGATTTAGAAAGCATAAAACTCGCTCAGCCAGCCACCATTGTGCCAATTGAAGTGCCTCATGTTGTTCAAGAGCAACTCTCGTCTCGGGAACTTGATCCTTGTCGCGATTGCAGTTTTCGCGGCCGTGAGCTTGTCTCGCATGGGGTTAGCGTACGCGCAGATCCAGCGGCTTCACACACGAATTGTCGAACTGGAACGACAAGACTCGATTAGGAAAGGCATCAACGCCGCGATTCGGGATCAGTACCAGTCCATTGGACGAATTCGCGAAAAAGCAGAGGAGAAGTTTACGGACTTGCAACTCAAATACGGAGGTTTGGTTGATCGAGGCGGCTCTGTCTTTTCGTTTCGGAGTGTTCCAAGCATTCAAATCGAAGAAGAATCACCACCGATCATCTTTCGTGTCATCGTGCCAGAGGGTCGTACCGTGTGGCTTCGTTATGGTGTTTTCCCCAGCAACAATGACATTGTGAAAAACCCACACATGTTCCGATCAGCTGATGGGTTAGCCAAGGGAACAGCATTTCAGCATGAAGGGGTTTTTCAGCACCTACTTCCGACCGGTCCACACCTCATCTCGATTCGATGCGAGATCGGAGTGAAAGTCCCGATCGAAGTTTTGCTGGACGATCGACGTATTTTGTCAACGGTCTACGAGAGCGGATTCTTTACGTACTACGGCCGTGACCAGGCATATCAGCACGAACAAGGAGACAGAGAAGTCGGACAAAGATTGCCGTGGCTCTTTTCGAGCGAGATGTACCCACAGACGAATTCAGAGGCGTCTTTCGAACCTGCACCGCATGCTTGCTCCATCTGGCTCAGTGAAGACAAACTCGACGTCGCTCCGTTTCCGCATTAACCTTGGATACCGAACAAATACAATCCGTGTCGTCAACACCGCTTGCGCGACAACGTGTGCCTGTTGGAAACGTCATTTTGTTTTCCATTCTTGCAACGGTGACGGCGTGGGCACTCATTCGCCATTCCTCGCTACGTGTTGAAATTGAAGAATTGACCGAACGCATCAATGAACTTGATCCCAGTGATACTCAGCGTTCTCAAGCATACATGAACTCGCAGTACGACAAGCGATATGTCTTCTCTGTCATGCGGTCTTGTCGTGCTGCAAACGACATTCCTCGATTCGCGTGTTCCCGCATCATTGTCCAGAAAAAGGGGAGAGATGGTTCGCTGTTTTATGTGCCGAAGGGAAATCACAAGCTTTTGGTGAGGGCCAGTTGGCGGAAAAGTGAGAAGGATGCGAGAGCAATTGACGATTTGTTCAACGAATATCCAAATACAAACGGACAATCGTGGACGATCAAGTTACAGGGCGATAGCGGCTACTACTGCCATTGGTTGAGCGAAGACGATCCAGGCACAATTGGTTGGCGTCTGACATCAAACAACGAAGAATTTGAAACGGTCTCAGCCGATCTTCCACTTTTTAACTTTTCAGAATCTGACGTTAGCTGGACCAACGGAGGTACGGAGATGCGATTCCCCAACGCGTTGATGGGTCATGACCATTCCGATCGCCCCACTGCCTCAGTGAGTCTTGGCCACTGGGATCGAGTTGGCAAGAATGACAACGAAACTTGGTGTGTGCGGTTCGCGGCTGAAATCATTTCTGACACCCCTGCGGTGATTTGCGTAGAAAGCACGCAATGGTTTGAAGGAACCAATGAAAGGAAGATCATTGGAGAATACGTCGGAGACGGGAGATTCCTATTCCTTTCGCGTTGACGCACGGAGCTAAGTTCCCCTTAACCGCGTTAAAAACCCCCTTTCTGGTCTTACGAAGACGCGAAGGGGGGGTACCTGCTTTCACGCCTTCGCGTGAGCAAAGTCGAATCTGAAAGCCGCGGAGACGGCGGAAGCGTATAGCCTGGGACGTCAGTCCCAGGTCACCTATGCAACGGTGCTAGGCAAGCCGCGGAGGCGGCGGCAGATTGCGGGCGATCCTCCGATGTATCTATCGCCGCGTTGCGGCTTTTCTGTTGCGGTGATGCCACCCATGGGGCTCACGCCCCATGCTTTAAGCTGCAGTCGCATCCGCGACTGGGAACTGGCGACAACAACGGGGACAGACCGCTTTCTTGATGACGCCAATTCGCATTCCCCGGTTGTCAGGGGGCGGCGATGCCGTCACGATGGGGCTCTTCTTTATTGAGCTTTTCGCTTTGTCTGGGGGCAAATTGGGGTGCGGAGCACATGCTAGCACGACTGAAAACGTTTACGTTGCTGGGCATCGAAGCGATGCCGGTCGACGTGGAAGTCGATATCTCGCCAGCGGCAATGCCCAAGACCATTCTGGTCGGATTGCCCGACACGGCCGTCAAAGAATCCACACACCGCGTCGAACGGGCGATCGTCAACAGCGGCTTCACCCGCCCCCACGACCGTGTCGTGATCAACTTGGCACCCGGTGACCTGCCCAAACAAGCCGCTTCGTTTGACTTGCCCGTCGCTCTGGGCGTCCTGGCGGGCAGCGGACAACTGATCCCCGATCGACTGGAACACTACGCGATCGTCGGCGAACTGGCTTTGGAAGGTTTCACTCGCCCGGTGAAAGGTGCCCTGTCGATCGCGATCGAGACCGCTAAGAACGAAGGACTACGCGGCATCGTGCTGCCGGCCGAGAACGCAGGCGAAGCCGCCGTGGTGGAAGGCATCGAAGTGATCCCGGTGGAAAGCCTCGCGCAAGCCGTCGCGTTCATGGCCGGTGAAATCGACATCGCGCCGGCGCCCAGTCGCCTGACCGAGCTGTTCGAACAATTCAGCATCTACGACGTGGACTTCGGCGACGTGCGAGGCCAAGAGTCTGCCAAGCGAGCCATGACCCTGGCCGCCGCCGGACGCCACAACCTGATCATGATCGGTCCACCGGGATCGGGTAAAACGATGCTCGCCAAACGCATGCCCACGGTCTTGCCGCAACTGGGCGCGCCCGAGTCGATCGAGACCACGCGGATCTATAGCGCATTGGGGCAACTGCCGTCCGGACAACCGTTGCTCGCGCGGCGTCCCTTTCGTAGTCCCCACCACACGATCAGCGACGCCGGTTTGGTCGGAGGCGGCAGCCCTCCCTCGCCAGGCGAGATCAGCAAAGCACACAATGGGATCCTGTTTCTGGACGAGTTGCCCGAGTTCAACCGCAAGACGCTTGAGGTCATGCGGCAACCACTGGAAGACGGCGTGGTCACCATCTCACGAGCGTTGCGTTCGACGACCTTTCCCGCGGACTTCATGCTCATCGCGGCGGCTAATCCTTGTCCATGCGGTTATCGCTCCGATCCCCGACGCGCGTGCAACTGCACGCCGCCGCAGGTGGAGAAGTACATGAGCAAGATCTCGGGACCGTTGATGGACCGCATCGACATTCATATCGAAGTCCCCGCGGTGCCGTTCGACGAGCTGGCGGGCAAGTCCGCAGCCGGCACCAATAGCCAAGCCATGCGTGACGATGTCGCGCGAGCGCGGGAGGCTCAGTCCGATCGTTTCTCCGACGGTCCCGCGGACGTCCGTTACAACGCCCAGATGACGAGCCGACAAGTGCGTGAGTTCTGCAAGCTCACCACGACCTGCCAACAAATGCTTCGACACAGCGTCGAGGAAATGGGTTTGTCCGCCCGAGCGCACGACAAGATCTTACGCGTCGCCCGCACGATCGCGGACGTCGCCTCTGCACCGGACATCAACGAAGAGCACCTCGCCGAAGCCATCGGCTACCGAAGCCTCGACCGAGACTTGTGGACATAGCCACGGTTCTCAAGCATGCCAAAGGGGTCAGACCTACTTGTTTTAGTTTGGGGCCCAGCTGGGCTGCGGTTTTCCTTTCTCAGCCGGAAAGATCGATGCTTTTTTCTTTCTATCGCAGTGAATGAAAGACTTGC from Stieleria varia carries:
- a CDS encoding AAA family ATPase produces the protein MNSLIHETQSIDGSLLGSLLTDDTFWPTEPQSLEETGLSESFIEGLVLKIVRQGGTLSGRSTSEKVGLPFRVVEPLLDVLRTRKLIAHVRPAPFNDYYYSLTELGQTRAQQCIKQCSYVGPAPVPLSDYVLSVEAQAAGLDPISQDELRRALAGISYQMDLLEEIGPAINSNTGMFLFGDPGNGKTTLAKCLTTCLGQEIWIPHAILDDGNLIKLQDDAFHHTAPVPESNSNFLKAQEWDRRWVRIQRPTVMVGGELVMDNLEVRHDPRSNISEAPLQMKSNCGCLLIDDFGRQRIAPEELLNRWIVPLENRCDFLTLPTGKKIQIPFAQMLIFSTNLDPNSLVDEAFLRRVPYKIFVGDPGPDEFRRLMESVAEKIGFPKTPEAAEHLLAYYQKSKRKMRRCHPRDLLTQVANYCRYRQIPLTIRPEYLDRACRTYFSHL
- a CDS encoding protein kinase domain-containing protein yields the protein MKTETEKKIQPGYEPISGYVLEQLIGRGGYGEVWRAVAPGGLKKAVKFVFGQHDEHRAQQELKSLERIKCVQHPFILTLERFELIDNQLVIVTELADGSLEDIFQQHRDRGSCGIPRAALLSYLKDTADALDYLHQLYQLQHLDIKPANLLIVGGHVKVADFGLLKDLGESDCSLVGGLTPIYAPPELFDGRPSMHSDQYSLAVMYQELVSGVRPFTGRTIAQLATQHVHNAPNLESLPAADRPIVARALEKSPERRFGSCTEFVSKLTTPRSTPSVSSSHESEPPQEPTEHRVEDLPQLQAASGLKHGIMSRDALVIALGGTGADILHALRRRVAEMHSAPPVRLHSVLIDTDPIALQAAKVIEPTDWMPGCRVIDTPLRRATEYRERGTEHLRTLSRRWIYNIPRSGTTEGMRPLGRLALVDHAAAVTRGIKNAIAELKSDGDEDDLSIYVVGSLSGGTGSGMYIDVVHLLRYLLDDAGLERLEIISLLTTNRMKGDPNRVLGLHGTHAALHEMMHFMKIENGYPGDPGAGWPSIPAARTPLKSAYLFPQSDAQGARSPREIATEYLWADATACGHLLETGRRLVESDDLVMDQPQIRSASMVWIGDARRVQAGVLAQPTTRLLLMQWLGDPKSAAELARPVVDRTIRRSFLNHESWIKQSLQYFGKDRADRRTALMEHLRTITPDRLSIADVAHAETVKWLQSIIDGERELIAVQEITRNIQHEISIRLQDRRMNLASAIEALSTLENHIASMIPSLIEQAESALPAAPHSGSNQTLPSSLGNLRVLRTACDRGETVMQAVAARLAADTAHALKAELSKLKEDICDGAAKVALAISRLSEDTNQRGNPWDTMDGQSRSQFQPLLESLHARASSQWLIKLAGPNIQSVSVDAMNTAISGLAMSLIGELLEHLGSERIAQSMESDSRLGLNDSGSGKETAAMSSVGSDSIGMTGTHSLSENRETTSAPVPLNMSDALVAVRPPLLQCGGKQRLFLVCSSDNECEKFESEIRQSHEGTLTTFVARSAASMLIHEAQQIPLDRVIRLLGSVTGDDGRISGRLHARTDVQFDKP
- the bioB gene encoding biotin synthase BioB → MSTEIDSAPSSLESSVDSRERDFDQLASDVLEGKSISREDALAILNCPDDEILSLLAAGFRIRKRFFGKTVQLYFLMNAKSGLCPEDCHYCSQSKISDAPVPKYNILKRDKLMDAAKIAAEQGAKTYCLVISARGPNEREMTAVETIVPEIKQKYGLDICACLGLLTREQADRLKACGVDRVNHNLNTSEDHYADICTTHTYADRVQTLRHVRDAGMEMCSGGIIGMGETHDDIVSMAMDLRDLGVQSIPLNFLNSIDGTPLQGKKDLSPQDCLRALAMFRFVNPDRELRISGGREIHLRSLQSLGLYVANSVFVGDYLTTKGQAPEEDYQMVRDLGFEVTTSVGD
- a CDS encoding cation diffusion facilitator family transporter encodes the protein MQCYNAAGVFPNYETRLHIERSDELADRTSISQTYSEVTRAAALGLVVNLTLGVVKLIGGIVGNSFALIADAVNSIGDVVTTVIVLFALRVAQRPADAEHPYGHTRAEGIAASNVALLVIISALMVGWEAIRRITNQHDIPPIWTLWIAGANILIKESLYQYNVRVGKRTGSSAIIANAWDHRSDALCALAVLIGLGTIRFGGSQFVWADEVASLIVVAFIVWSGVQLFRSSASELMDVQADSEFVDRIRAVAMAVAGIEEVETLWVRKSGLEFFADIHIEVDQQLTVAEGHRIGHQVKDRLLAEFPNLKDVLVHLEPFPHTPDAI
- a CDS encoding YifB family Mg chelatase-like AAA ATPase produces the protein MLARLKTFTLLGIEAMPVDVEVDISPAAMPKTILVGLPDTAVKESTHRVERAIVNSGFTRPHDRVVINLAPGDLPKQAASFDLPVALGVLAGSGQLIPDRLEHYAIVGELALEGFTRPVKGALSIAIETAKNEGLRGIVLPAENAGEAAVVEGIEVIPVESLAQAVAFMAGEIDIAPAPSRLTELFEQFSIYDVDFGDVRGQESAKRAMTLAAAGRHNLIMIGPPGSGKTMLAKRMPTVLPQLGAPESIETTRIYSALGQLPSGQPLLARRPFRSPHHTISDAGLVGGGSPPSPGEISKAHNGILFLDELPEFNRKTLEVMRQPLEDGVVTISRALRSTTFPADFMLIAAANPCPCGYRSDPRRACNCTPPQVEKYMSKISGPLMDRIDIHIEVPAVPFDELAGKSAAGTNSQAMRDDVARAREAQSDRFSDGPADVRYNAQMTSRQVREFCKLTTTCQQMLRHSVEEMGLSARAHDKILRVARTIADVASAPDINEEHLAEAIGYRSLDRDLWT